The Puntigrus tetrazona isolate hp1 unplaced genomic scaffold, ASM1883169v1 S000000283, whole genome shotgun sequence genome contains a region encoding:
- the LOC122333483 gene encoding neuropeptide FF receptor 1-like, with amino-acid sequence MQDPRASPDLETLPAMDVSVFYSENVSVNHSALTLLPFYQHSLAVASVIILAYVLIFSLCMLGNILVCFIVLKNRQMRTVTNIFILNLAISDLLVGILCLPITLVDNLITGWPFDVVVCKMSGLVQGASVSASVFTLVAIAVERFRCIIYPFQRKLTRRQAIVTIAFIWALAVGIMCPSAVTLTVSQDVLHFTVDGDNETHPLYTCWEAWPDQSMRKIYTTVLFSHIYLAPVTLIAVMYSRIALRLVKPPVFRRKLRVVNMLLMVALLFAVSWLPLWILMMLTDYGNLSAAQLDLVAVYVFPFAHWLAFFNSSVNPIVYGYFNENFRRGFQAAFKLGLCLVDEPPQPRRSAAWKHNRVFANRDETNGKNDTRREFCSRERRDELVLEDLD; translated from the exons ATTTGGAAACTCTCCCGGCGATGGACGTGAGCGTCTTCTACAGCGAGAACGTCAGCGTTAATCACAGCGCGCTCACGCTCTTACCGTTCTACCAGCACTCCCTGGCCGTGGCCTCCGTCATCATCCTGGCCTACGTGCTCATCTTCTCGctgtgcatgctgggaaacatCCTGGTGTGCTTCATCGTGCTGAAAAACAGGCAGATGCGAACCGTCACCAACATCTTCATACTCAACCTGGCCATCAGCGACCTGCTGGTGGGCATCCTATGTCTTCCCATCACGCTGGTGGACAATCTGATCACAG gcTGGCCGTTTGACGTGGTGGTCTGTAAGATGAGTGGACTCGTCCAGGGAGCCTCGGTCTCGGCGTCTGTCTTCACGCTGGTGGCCATCGCCGTGGAAAG GTTTCGCTGCATCATCTATCCCTTCCAGCGCAAGCTGACGCGGCGTCAGGCCATCGTCACCATCGCCTTCATCTGGGCGCTGGCCGTGGGCATCATGTGTCCGTCCGCCGTCACGCTGACCGTCTCGCAGGACGTCCTGCACTTCACCGTGGACGGGGACAACGAGACGCACCCGCTCTACACCTGCTGGGAGGCCTGGCCCGACCAGAGCATGAGGAAGATCTACACCACCGTGCTCTTCTCGCACATCTACCTGGCTCCGGTCACGCTCATCGCCGTCATGTACTCGCGCATCGCGCTCAGGCTGGTCAAGCCGCCCGTCTTCCGCCGGAAGCTGCGCGTGGTCAACATGCTGCTGATGGTGGCGCTGCTCTTCGCCGTCTCCTGGCTCCCGCTCTGGATCCTCATGATGCTGACGGACTACGGGAACCTCTCGGCCGCTCAGCTGGACCTGGTGGCCGTCTACGTCTTTCCCTTCGCTCACTGGCTGGCCTTCTTCAACAGCAGCGTCAACCCCATCGTGTACGGCTACTTCAACGAGAACTTCCGGCGCGGCTTCCAGGCGGCGTTCAAGCTGGGTTTGTGTTTGGTGGACGAGCCGCCGCAGCCCAGACGCAGCGCAGCGTGGAAACACAACCGCGTGTTCGCCAACCGAGACGAGACCAACGGGAAGAACGACACCAGGAGAGAGTTCTGCAGCAGAGAGCGGAGAGACGAGCTGGTGCTGGAGGACCTGGACTGA
- the ppa1a gene encoding inorganic pyrophosphatase 2, mitochondrial: MLSVVLVKSLSLSLSLSGSGLMIRLASRRASERSDPSRGRTGSMSFSVEERGRENTADYRLYFKNAEGKYISPFHDIPIYADEAENIFHAVVEVPRWTNAKMEIATKDALNPLKQDVKKGNLRYVSNVFPHKGYIWNYGAIPQTWEDPGHRDTDTGCCGDNDPIDICDIGNKVCSRGEVIRVKVLGTLALIDEGETDWKVMVINAEDPEAQDFNDLEDIRRLKPGYLEATLDWFRMYKVPDGKPENQFAFAGEFKNRDFAIKTVKDTHSFWKALISQKTGAGELSCMNSCVSDSPFCRSAGDARAVVDSAPPYGDAEPTPSSADKWFYYKQT; the protein is encoded by the exons ATGTTGTCAGTCGTGTTAgtaaagtctctctctctctctctctctctctcaggatcAGGTCTGATGATCAGATTAGCGTCTCGGCGAGCGTCAGAGCGTTCAGACCCGAGCAGAGGAAGAACCGGCAGCATGAGCTTCAGCGTGGAGGAGCGAGGCAGAGAAAACACGGCCGACTACAGACTCTACTTCA AAAACGCAGAGGGGAAGTACATCTCTCCCTTTCACGACATTCCCATCTACGCCGACGAGGCCGAG AACATCTTCCACGCCGTCGTCGAGGTTCCTAGATGGACAAACGCAAAGatggag ATCGCGACCAAAGATGCTCTGAATCCGCTGAAGCAGGACGTGAAGAAAGGGAACCTGCGCTACGTCAGCAACGTCTTTCCTCACAAGGGCTACATCTGGAACTACGGAGCCATCCCTCAG ACGTGGGAGGATCCGGGTCACCGGGACACAGACACGGGCTGCTGCGGGGACAACGACCCCATCGACATCTGTGACATCGGGAATAAG GTCTGCTCTCGAGGAGAAGTGATCCGCGTGAAGGTGCTGGGGACGCTGGCTCTGATCGACGAGGGAGAGACCGACTGGAAAGTGATGGTGATAAACGCCGAGGACCCCGAGGCCCAGGACTTCAACG ACCTCGAGGACATCCGCCGGCTGAAGCCCGGGTACCTGGAGGCCACCCTCGACTGGTTCCGGATGTACAAAGTCCCAGACGGCAAGCCGGAAAACCAGTTCGCCTTCGCTGGAGAGTTTAAGAACAGG GACTTCGCCATTAAAACCGTTAAGGACACTCATAGTTTCTGGAAAGCTCTGATCTCCCAGAAGACAGGCGCTGGAGAGCTCAGCTG CATGAACAGCTGCGTCTCTGACAGTCCCTTCTGCCGCTCAGCCGGAGACGCCCGGGCCGTCGTGGATTCG GCTCCTCCGTACGGTGATGCAGAGCCCACGCCCAGCTCAG cCGATAAATGGTTTTATTACAAGCAGACGTAG